The nucleotide window CTTCCTCTCCACGACGGCTCCCTGGCATCGGTGGCGTTCGCGCGCCCAGGTGCAGCAACAGGTCGAATCGGCCTGGCGGGTCGTCGGGGTCTATGAGGAGACCACCGGCGCGCAGGTGGGATTCGCGCGCGCCGTCTCCGACGGTGTGTGCGACGCCTACCTCGCGGATGTCTATGTGTTGCCGGAGCATCGCGGGCACGGTCTCGGCAAGGCGTTGGTGAACCGCATGGTCGAGGGTGGCCCTGGCGCACACTTCCGGTGGACCCTGTTCACTGCCGACGCCCACGGGCTCTACGAGCAGCACGGCTTCTCGGTTCCGAACAAAACGGCGATGGTTCGGCCCGGCCAGTTCCCGCCGACCTAAGCGGAAGCAGCGGTACGGCTCAGATCAGCGCCTGCTTCTCCACCTGCTCGTAGCTGCGGGTGGCGTCAACCCGGGCCGCCCAGAGCACGGTGCGGCCGGCGGCGAGGGAGGCCGGCACGTCGATGATGCGCTGATTGCTGCTGCCGCGAAACTGCAACCGCAGGTCCTTGAGCGCCTCGTCGAAAGGGCCGTCCACGAGCACGTCGATCAGGCCGAGCAGTTCGAGTTTGTCGGCGCTGTCCTGCAGCAGCTCCTCGAAGATGTAGCCGGTCCACGACCAGATGTCCTTGGCCGCGCCGAACTCCGCCCGCACCCGGCGCACGAGCGACAGGCACACCCCGGTGTTCAGGAACGGTTCGCCGCCGAGCAGGGTGAGGCCCTGCACGTACGGCTGGGCCAGGTCGGCGAGGATCCGGTCTTCGAGCTCGCTCGTATACGGGGTGCCGTAGCGAAAGTTCCAGGTGGCCTGGTTGAAGCAGCCCTCGCAGGCGAACAGGCATCCGCTCACATAGAGGCTGCAGCGCACGCCCTCGCCGTCGACGAACATGAACGGCTTGTAGTCGCCGACGTACCCCTGGCTCACCTTGTCAGAGAGCCACTCCTGGGGCTGCGGATGACGCACGCCGGGTCCTAGAGGGAGCCGCTGCTGCCGGTGGCGCCGGCCATGTGCTTGACCCTGGAGACGATCTCCTGGTGGCGGCCGTGCACCATCGGGCGGGCCTGCGGGTTGCCGAGGTAGCCGCAGGTGCGCTTGACGACGTCGCAGCTGGACGGGTCGTCGTTGCCGCAGTCGGGGCAGGCGAAACCGCGCGCGGTGGGGGTGAAGTCGCCGGCGAAGTCGCACTTGTAGCAGCGGTCGATGGGGGTGTTGGTGCCCAGGTAGCCGACGCGGTCGTAGGCATAGTCCCAGACGGCTTCGAGGGCCTTGGGGTTCTGCTGTAGCACCGGGTACTCGCAGTAGTGGATGAAGCCGCCGGAGGAGAACACCGGGTAGTCCTTCTCGAAGTCGAGCTTCTCGAACGGGGTCGGGTTCTTGCGCACGTCGTAGTGGAAGCTGTTCGTGTAGTAGTCCTTGTCGGTGATGTTCTCCACCGAACCGAACTTGGCCTTGTCCAGGCGGGAGAACCGGTCGGTGAGGCTCTCACTCGGGGTGGAGTAGACGCTGAACTGGTAGCCGTACTCGGCGCTCCACGCCTTGGTGTGTGCGTCGAGGTTCTTGAGGATGTCGAGGGTGAAGGCCTTCGCCTCGGCGTTGCCTTCCCAAGCGCCGCCGAAGAAGGCCGCGGCCACCTCGTACAGGCCGATGTAGCCCAGCGACACCGTGGAGCGGCCGTCCTTGAAGAGAGTGTCGACCGAGTCGGTGCGGGCCAGCTGCTGGCCGAACGCGCCGTAGACGTAGAGGATCGGGGCGTTGGCGGGGGTCGCCTGCTTGCACCGTTCGATGCGGTAGACGAGGGCGTCGCGGGTGATCAAGAGGCGTTCCTCGAGGATGCTCCAGAACTTCGCCTGGTCGCCGGCCGCCTCCAGCGCGATGCGCGGCAGGTTCACCGTCACCACGCCGAGGTTCATCCGGCCCTCTGAGACGTCATTGCCGTCGGCGTCGGTCCAGCCCTGCAGGAAGGAGCGGCAGCCCATCGGCACCTTGAAGCTGCCGGTGATCTCGACGAGCTTGTCGTAGCTGAGCACGTCCGGGTACATCCGCTTGGTCGAGCATTCCAGCGCGAGCTGCTTGATGTCGTAGTTCGGGTCGCCCTCCACCAGGTTGAGGTCGCGCTTGAGCGTGAAGATGAGCTTGGGGAAGATCGCGGTGCGCTTCTCGCTGCCGAGCCCGTCGATGCGGATCTGCAGGATGGCCCGCTGGATCTCCCGCTCGAACCAGTCGGTGCCCAGGCCGAAGCCGAGCGACACGAACGGGGTCTGGCCGTTCGAAGTGAACAGGGTGTTGATCTCGTACTCGAGGCTCTGCATCGCGTCGTAGATGTCCTTGCGGGTCTTCTCCTCCGCGTAGGGGCGGTGCTGGCTCTCGTCGGCGATCCAGCGCTCGGCGTCGGCGAGGTGCTTGGCGAAGTTGGCCCTGGCGTAGGGGGCCAGGAGTTCGTCGGTGCGGTTGGCGGAGCATCCGCCGTACTGGCTGGATGCCACGTTGGCGATGATCTGCGAGATC belongs to Cryobacterium sp. SO2 and includes:
- the nrdD gene encoding anaerobic ribonucleoside-triphosphate reductase, with protein sequence MNPSISAPAQTTDSIDESVDQTTPTSALHAIKVVKRDGRRVDFDNTKVYEALVKAAVEIHTEMTPLVHRAIVDIVAAVDREIAGRFATDIKIYEVQNIVEHALLESHEYDLAEKYISYRTQRDFARSKSTDINHSIINLLSKDSAVVNENANKDSDVFNTQRDLTAGAVGKAIGHKMLPPHVSNAHQKGDIHFHDLDYSPYAPMTNCCLIDFSGMLSRGFRIGNADVEPPRSIQTATAQISQIIANVASSQYGGCSANRTDELLAPYARANFAKHLADAERWIADESQHRPYAEEKTRKDIYDAMQSLEYEINTLFTSNGQTPFVSLGFGLGTDWFEREIQRAILQIRIDGLGSEKRTAIFPKLIFTLKRDLNLVEGDPNYDIKQLALECSTKRMYPDVLSYDKLVEITGSFKVPMGCRSFLQGWTDADGNDVSEGRMNLGVVTVNLPRIALEAAGDQAKFWSILEERLLITRDALVYRIERCKQATPANAPILYVYGAFGQQLARTDSVDTLFKDGRSTVSLGYIGLYEVAAAFFGGAWEGNAEAKAFTLDILKNLDAHTKAWSAEYGYQFSVYSTPSESLTDRFSRLDKAKFGSVENITDKDYYTNSFHYDVRKNPTPFEKLDFEKDYPVFSSGGFIHYCEYPVLQQNPKALEAVWDYAYDRVGYLGTNTPIDRCYKCDFAGDFTPTARGFACPDCGNDDPSSCDVVKRTCGYLGNPQARPMVHGRHQEIVSRVKHMAGATGSSGSL
- the nrdG gene encoding anaerobic ribonucleoside-triphosphate reductase activating protein, translated to MRHPQPQEWLSDKVSQGYVGDYKPFMFVDGEGVRCSLYVSGCLFACEGCFNQATWNFRYGTPYTSELEDRILADLAQPYVQGLTLLGGEPFLNTGVCLSLVRRVRAEFGAAKDIWSWTGYIFEELLQDSADKLELLGLIDVLVDGPFDEALKDLRLQFRGSSNQRIIDVPASLAAGRTVLWAARVDATRSYEQVEKQALI
- a CDS encoding GNAT family N-acetyltransferase, with amino-acid sequence MNYILDDSAERIDFEAVWSFLSTTAPWHRWRSRAQVQQQVESAWRVVGVYEETTGAQVGFARAVSDGVCDAYLADVYVLPEHRGHGLGKALVNRMVEGGPGAHFRWTLFTADAHGLYEQHGFSVPNKTAMVRPGQFPPT